In the genome of Candidatus Microbacterium phytovorans, one region contains:
- a CDS encoding enoyl-CoA hydratase/isomerase family protein, protein MRAHADSSVGHLTLDRPEAINALDLGMIEDLAAALDRWESDTDIQVILLDGAGERGLCAGGDVRGLHAQIVAGNGDEAAVFFRAEYALNARIAEYPKPIVALADGITMGGGVGLACHAAVRVVTERSKLAMPETRIGFTPDVGGSWLLGRAPGRVGEYLALTGATMDAADAIYAGFADHLVPSERLGDLHDALVTRADPHTPTELVLLFDETAGPSRLEAARPWIDDAFSADTVVEIIARLRERSEPEAAATADTLEELSPTGLVVTLAAVRAARELPDLRAALAQEYGLVMWFATTQPDLPEGIRAQLVDRDRTPAWTPATLHEVDPHIGARALASVPDRGLWD, encoded by the coding sequence GTGCGAGCGCACGCCGACAGCAGCGTCGGCCATCTGACGCTCGACCGGCCCGAGGCGATCAATGCGCTCGACCTCGGCATGATCGAAGACCTCGCCGCCGCGCTCGACCGCTGGGAGAGCGACACCGACATCCAGGTGATCCTTCTCGACGGTGCCGGCGAGCGGGGGCTGTGCGCGGGAGGCGACGTGCGCGGGCTGCACGCGCAGATCGTCGCGGGCAACGGCGACGAGGCGGCGGTCTTCTTCCGCGCCGAGTACGCCCTCAACGCCCGCATCGCCGAATACCCCAAGCCGATCGTCGCCCTCGCAGACGGCATCACGATGGGCGGCGGCGTCGGACTCGCGTGCCATGCCGCGGTGCGGGTGGTCACCGAGCGGTCGAAGCTCGCGATGCCCGAGACCCGCATCGGGTTCACGCCCGACGTCGGCGGCAGCTGGCTGCTCGGGCGCGCACCGGGGCGCGTGGGCGAGTACCTCGCGCTCACCGGTGCGACGATGGATGCCGCGGATGCCATCTACGCAGGATTCGCCGACCATCTGGTGCCCTCCGAACGGCTCGGCGACCTGCACGACGCACTCGTGACGCGCGCCGACCCGCACACCCCCACCGAACTCGTGCTGCTCTTCGACGAGACGGCCGGGCCGTCGCGACTCGAGGCCGCCCGCCCCTGGATCGACGACGCGTTCTCGGCCGATACGGTCGTCGAGATCATCGCGCGTCTCCGGGAACGCTCGGAGCCCGAGGCCGCCGCGACGGCGGACACGCTCGAGGAGCTGTCGCCGACGGGCCTGGTCGTCACCCTGGCAGCGGTCCGGGCTGCGCGCGAGCTCCCCGACCTGCGCGCCGCACTCGCACAGGAGTACGGACTCGTGATGTGGTTCGCGACGACGCAGCCCGACCTGCCCGAAGGCATCCGTGCGCAGCTCGTCGACAGGGACCGGACGCCCGCGTGGACACCCGCGACGCTCCACGAGGTCGATCCGCACATCGGAGCGCGCGCCCTGGCATCCGTCCCCGACCGCGGATTGTGGGACTGA
- a CDS encoding ATP-binding cassette domain-containing protein: MPDGQVLEFTGVTKRFGTVTAVDGFSARVEPGVVTGFLGPNGAGKTTSLRILLGLISPSSGTATIGGKRYAQLAQPLQTVGAALEASSFHPGRSAANHLRVYAHAAGLPTSRVDEALGTVGLADVAGRKVGGFSLGMRQRLGLAYTLLGDPGVLVLDEPSNGLDPEGIRWMRGFLRELARQGRTVLVSSHLLAEIQQTAEALLIIARGRLVFQGRIDELTASDEYAAVVDAPDRAALAAALTDAGQDFEVLRTGFTVRGADTAAVGAIAAAAGVALSTLQRRGPALEEVFLDLVNGVRVHASAEGAAPPAVGVEPQPEAEPQVEPEPQPEAEPQVEPEPQPEAEPEVEPEPLAEPEPEPEPATDAEAATPDADHTDDHHEGGEQR; the protein is encoded by the coding sequence ATGCCCGACGGACAGGTCCTCGAGTTCACCGGCGTCACGAAGCGCTTCGGCACCGTGACCGCCGTGGACGGTTTCAGCGCGCGCGTCGAGCCGGGAGTCGTCACGGGCTTCCTCGGCCCCAACGGTGCGGGCAAGACCACGTCCCTTCGCATCCTCCTGGGGCTCATCTCCCCGTCGAGCGGCACCGCCACGATCGGCGGCAAGCGCTACGCGCAGCTCGCCCAGCCGCTCCAGACCGTCGGCGCGGCGCTCGAGGCGTCGAGCTTCCACCCGGGCCGCTCCGCCGCGAACCACCTCCGCGTGTACGCCCACGCCGCCGGGCTTCCGACATCCCGCGTCGATGAGGCGCTCGGCACGGTGGGTCTGGCCGACGTCGCGGGGCGCAAGGTCGGCGGCTTCTCGCTCGGCATGCGCCAGCGCCTCGGGCTCGCCTACACGCTGCTGGGCGACCCGGGCGTGCTCGTGCTCGACGAGCCGTCGAACGGGCTCGACCCCGAAGGCATCCGATGGATGCGCGGCTTCCTGCGCGAGCTCGCTCGCCAGGGACGCACGGTGCTCGTGTCGTCGCACCTGCTCGCCGAGATCCAGCAGACCGCCGAGGCGCTGCTGATCATCGCGCGCGGACGGCTCGTCTTCCAGGGGCGCATCGACGAGCTCACGGCCAGCGACGAATACGCCGCCGTCGTCGACGCCCCCGATCGTGCGGCGCTCGCGGCGGCCCTCACGGATGCCGGTCAGGACTTCGAGGTGCTGCGCACCGGCTTCACGGTGCGCGGCGCGGACACGGCGGCGGTCGGCGCGATCGCTGCGGCCGCCGGTGTCGCCCTGTCGACGCTGCAGCGCCGCGGCCCCGCGCTCGAGGAGGTGTTCCTCGACCTCGTGAACGGCGTCCGCGTGCACGCCTCCGCCGAAGGTGCAGCGCCTCCTGCGGTCGGCGTGGAGCCGCAGCCCGAGGCCGAACCGCAGGTGGAACCGGAGCCGCAGCCCGAGGCCGAACCGCAGGTCGAACCGGAGCCGCAGCCCGAGGCGGAGCCGGAGGTGGAACCGGAGCCGCTCGCCGAACCGGAGCCCGAACCCGAACCTGCAACGGATGCCGAAGCCGCCACCCCGGACGCCGACCATACCGACGACCACCACGAAGGCGGTGAGCAGCGATGA
- a CDS encoding ABC transporter permease subunit, whose protein sequence is MSLARATRSELTKQFTTSQWWVLALVLIVYVGSTAGGLAAVFGAVSSGAMPDSGANTPSIPADILPPIIYSLATAVGYIFPLLIGTLVVTGEFRHKTLTPTFLATPRRGVALTGKALSGILMGLLYAAVAVVSTVGPGAGILALFDIDTRLGDPDIWAMLGRIVLAFVLWVLIGIGIGTLVRNQVAAVVGVIVFTQFLEPILRTVAGFVDGVSEAARFLPGATSDALVGASLYTSLGGATGGATAEPLEWWIGGLVLLAYAVVLLVLGYLVSWRRDVS, encoded by the coding sequence ATGAGCCTCGCGCGCGCAACCCGCTCGGAACTGACGAAGCAGTTCACCACCTCCCAGTGGTGGGTGCTGGCGCTCGTGCTGATCGTCTACGTCGGCAGCACTGCGGGCGGGCTCGCCGCCGTCTTCGGCGCCGTCTCTTCGGGCGCGATGCCCGACAGCGGCGCGAACACGCCGAGCATCCCCGCCGACATCCTGCCGCCGATCATCTACAGCCTGGCGACCGCCGTCGGCTACATCTTCCCCCTGCTGATCGGGACGCTCGTGGTTACGGGCGAGTTCCGCCACAAGACCCTCACCCCCACATTCCTCGCAACGCCGCGGCGGGGGGTCGCCCTCACCGGCAAGGCGCTCTCCGGCATCCTGATGGGTCTCCTCTACGCCGCCGTCGCGGTGGTCTCCACGGTGGGGCCGGGAGCCGGCATCCTGGCGCTGTTCGACATCGACACCCGACTGGGTGACCCCGACATCTGGGCGATGCTCGGGCGGATCGTGCTCGCATTCGTGCTGTGGGTGCTGATCGGCATCGGCATCGGCACGCTCGTGCGCAATCAGGTCGCCGCCGTCGTGGGCGTCATCGTGTTCACCCAGTTCCTCGAGCCGATCCTCCGCACGGTCGCGGGCTTCGTCGACGGCGTCTCGGAGGCAGCACGCTTCCTCCCCGGCGCCACCTCCGACGCGCTCGTGGGCGCGAGCCTCTACACGAGCCTCGGCGGAGCCACCGGCGGGGCGACGGCGGAGCCGCTCGAATGGTGGATCGGCGGCCTCGTGCTCCTGGCCTACGCCGTCGTGCTGCTCGTGCTCGGATACCTGGTGAGCTGGCGGCGCGACGTCAGCTGA
- a CDS encoding uroporphyrinogen-III synthase codes for MNAHSTANAPQKPLKGWRVLVPRGGPWGDSVAATLRAQGATPVIAPLINFAPSTDQTTLESALADLAAGAFDWVTLTSATTVDVLYAYRAAIPASTKVAAVGETTATALTAVGYRVDLVPDEDNSAAGMAAQLIALEPEPRRILTLRSEIAKPVLTRELSAAGHDVRSVVAYRTVGVPVTDRIAADVRSGRINAILVTSGSVAEQVRLQFPDIPADTVIAAIGPRTAKDAKRAGLGVSVVAREQTVSGLISAVSTFPLPHATDEFAV; via the coding sequence ATGAACGCACACAGCACGGCGAACGCGCCGCAGAAGCCCCTGAAGGGCTGGCGTGTGCTCGTTCCCCGGGGCGGCCCGTGGGGAGACTCCGTCGCGGCGACCCTTCGCGCACAGGGAGCCACGCCCGTCATCGCCCCACTCATCAACTTCGCGCCCTCGACCGACCAGACGACGCTCGAGTCGGCACTTGCCGACCTGGCCGCGGGCGCGTTCGACTGGGTCACTCTGACCAGTGCGACCACCGTCGACGTGCTCTACGCCTACCGGGCGGCGATTCCGGCTTCCACGAAGGTCGCCGCCGTCGGCGAGACGACCGCGACGGCCCTCACGGCCGTCGGCTATCGCGTCGATCTCGTTCCCGACGAGGACAACTCAGCCGCAGGGATGGCCGCACAGCTCATCGCGCTGGAACCGGAGCCCCGCCGCATCCTCACGCTGCGCAGCGAGATCGCCAAGCCGGTCCTCACCCGCGAGCTGTCGGCCGCCGGCCACGACGTGCGCAGCGTCGTCGCGTATCGCACCGTCGGCGTCCCCGTGACCGACCGGATCGCCGCAGACGTGCGATCGGGCCGCATCAACGCGATCCTCGTGACGAGCGGATCGGTCGCCGAGCAGGTGCGGCTGCAGTTCCCCGACATCCCCGCCGACACGGTGATCGCCGCGATCGGACCGCGGACGGCGAAGGATGCCAAGCGCGCCGGTCTCGGCGTCAGCGTCGTGGCGCGCGAGCAGACCGTCAGTGGGCTGATCTCCGCCGTCTCCACCTTCCCGCTCCCGCACGCGACCGACGAGTTCGCCGTCTGA
- a CDS encoding phage holin family protein, which yields MTTPRGFRDRADDSLLTLLGEVPELVRNLIVAEIDSAKKWAMSAGKEAGMGGVWFIVALFFLFWSLPALGAFAIIGLASWMPAWLASLIVLVLGLVFVAVFALLGLLRFRRLRRLQSPAKAVATDTRIVKDVVNEY from the coding sequence ATGACGACGCCTCGCGGCTTCCGCGACCGTGCGGACGACAGTCTCCTCACCCTGTTGGGCGAGGTGCCCGAGCTGGTGCGCAACCTCATCGTCGCCGAGATCGACTCCGCCAAGAAGTGGGCGATGAGCGCGGGCAAGGAAGCCGGTATGGGGGGCGTGTGGTTCATCGTCGCTCTCTTCTTCCTGTTCTGGTCCCTCCCGGCCCTGGGCGCCTTCGCGATCATCGGATTGGCATCGTGGATGCCGGCGTGGCTCGCCAGCCTGATCGTGCTGGTGCTCGGGCTCGTCTTCGTGGCCGTGTTCGCACTGCTGGGCCTCCTCCGATTCCGTCGCCTCCGCCGTCTGCAGAGTCCTGCCAAGGCTGTCGCCACCGACACCCGCATCGTGAAGGACGTCGTCAATGAGTACTGA
- a CDS encoding FAD/NAD(P)-binding protein: MPDAADLIAHARESRVVVIGAAGAIAALECARVGLSVTLVDDESGPTWADLAGVVVGADLDGFRSDDPALAALHEEIGVTGSRESVLPVATWIGRVDGDDPAVAPLPEGALFGIPGNPWDPAARRVIGWAGTWRAYLDRLRPPLTIGRERNLGALVRSRMGDRVCDRLVAPVTRARLDLSPDEIDVDLLLPGLNTALTRTGSLAGAVSSEGEPAPARSVLRDARERDAALAARLEEFAVVRRADVRVTGLARAEGRWSVAFDDGTTLPADAVIVATGHARALALLADVAPLPEVPLTAPTDIALLRLRGVAAGGGGAPEVACVSGDVRRIVDLTAARPDLRARLAPDERIVAVVQRATDAADAPVVADALTASIAVWGTSVRAAEVVAAARLTVDGTLPPVRLGAADDLDAIRAAVRDVEGLGLTGGWLTGGDEAAVAADAVAEGDRIRRRLLWGAGEQPL, encoded by the coding sequence ATGCCCGACGCCGCCGATCTGATCGCCCACGCGCGGGAGTCCCGTGTCGTCGTCATCGGGGCGGCGGGCGCGATAGCGGCGCTCGAGTGCGCGCGTGTGGGGCTTTCGGTCACGCTGGTCGACGACGAGAGCGGGCCGACGTGGGCCGACCTCGCGGGGGTGGTCGTCGGCGCCGATCTCGACGGCTTCCGCTCCGATGACCCGGCGCTCGCGGCGTTGCACGAGGAGATCGGTGTCACCGGCTCCCGAGAATCGGTCCTGCCGGTCGCGACCTGGATCGGCCGCGTCGACGGCGACGACCCCGCGGTCGCACCGCTGCCCGAGGGAGCGCTCTTCGGCATCCCGGGGAATCCGTGGGACCCTGCGGCCCGGCGCGTGATCGGCTGGGCGGGCACGTGGCGCGCCTATCTCGACCGGCTGCGCCCGCCGCTGACGATCGGGCGCGAGCGCAACCTGGGCGCACTCGTGCGCTCGCGCATGGGCGATCGCGTGTGCGACCGGCTCGTCGCTCCGGTCACCCGTGCCCGACTCGACCTGAGCCCGGACGAGATCGATGTCGACCTGCTCCTCCCCGGACTGAACACGGCGCTGACCCGCACCGGCTCGCTCGCGGGTGCCGTCTCTTCGGAGGGCGAGCCCGCCCCGGCGCGCTCGGTGCTCCGCGACGCGCGGGAGAGGGATGCCGCGCTGGCGGCTCGACTGGAGGAGTTCGCCGTCGTCCGGCGCGCCGACGTGCGCGTGACGGGACTCGCCCGTGCGGAGGGGCGCTGGAGCGTCGCGTTCGACGACGGCACGACCCTCCCCGCCGATGCGGTCATCGTCGCCACGGGGCACGCGCGCGCCCTCGCCCTGCTGGCGGACGTCGCGCCGCTGCCCGAGGTGCCCCTCACCGCGCCCACCGACATCGCGCTGCTCCGGCTCCGCGGTGTGGCGGCCGGTGGCGGGGGCGCGCCGGAGGTCGCGTGCGTGTCCGGCGACGTGCGTCGGATCGTCGACCTGACGGCCGCGCGGCCCGATCTGCGGGCGCGCCTCGCGCCGGATGAGCGCATCGTCGCGGTCGTTCAGCGGGCCACGGATGCCGCGGACGCCCCGGTCGTCGCGGACGCTCTGACGGCCTCGATCGCGGTGTGGGGGACCTCGGTGCGCGCCGCCGAGGTGGTCGCCGCTGCGCGTCTCACCGTCGACGGGACGCTACCTCCGGTCCGCCTCGGGGCCGCCGACGACCTCGACGCGATCCGGGCAGCAGTGCGCGATGTCGAAGGGTTGGGTCTCACGGGTGGGTGGTTGACGGGCGGTGACGAGGCGGCCGTCGCCGCCGATGCGGTCGCGGAGGGCGATCGCATCCGTCGACGCCTCCTGTGGGGCGCCGGGGAACAGCCGCTCTAG
- a CDS encoding Fe-S cluster assembly protein HesB, translating to MALHITGDVDADRLLTDDPLALLVGMLLDQQIAMETAFTGPRKIVERTGSGDRLDAAQLAGFDPAALAAVFKETPAVHRFPGSMATRVQALCQALVDDWDGDASALWRDADGPTVLKRLKALPGFGEQKAKIFLALLGKQYGFTGTGWREASAPYGEEGSFRSVADIVSPESLTKVREHKRAMKAAAKTS from the coding sequence ATGGCCCTGCACATCACCGGCGACGTCGACGCCGACCGCCTCCTGACCGACGACCCGCTCGCCCTGCTGGTCGGCATGCTCCTCGACCAGCAGATCGCGATGGAGACCGCCTTCACCGGCCCCCGCAAGATCGTCGAGCGAACCGGCTCCGGAGACCGCCTCGACGCCGCACAGCTCGCCGGGTTCGACCCCGCCGCGCTCGCAGCGGTGTTCAAGGAGACCCCCGCCGTGCACCGCTTCCCCGGCTCGATGGCCACCCGGGTGCAAGCCCTCTGCCAGGCGCTCGTCGACGACTGGGACGGCGACGCCTCGGCGCTGTGGCGCGATGCCGACGGCCCCACCGTGCTGAAGCGCCTCAAGGCGCTGCCGGGATTCGGCGAGCAGAAGGCGAAGATCTTCCTCGCCCTGCTGGGGAAGCAGTACGGCTTCACCGGCACGGGCTGGCGAGAGGCGTCCGCACCCTACGGCGAAGAGGGCTCGTTCCGATCCGTCGCCGACATCGTCTCGCCGGAGTCGCTCACCAAGGTGCGCGAGCACAAGCGCGCGATGAAGGCGGCCGCCAAGACCTCCTGA
- a CDS encoding S8 family serine peptidase, whose translation MKHRAAAVVTALALVTGGGALAVPLVAEPSASEVSAAAAPGVTLHTTGMPVPGPLTDQPKVRTATAAPGAPDTSTIADGALDAVVDSLENDRRLPSGLASKVTVDGDLIRVEVSFDDEAAVRSAIAAVGGENVAPVTDDLLAVSVPASGVARLEASDAVRAVALPTFAVPQPAQIAVPATVGTNGGDVYDKTQIAQWHGLGLTGAGVSVGIIDYFRSSTWNDARAQGEVPAAAGTYCRWGGASCNALDTPASADSGAHGVAVAEAIHDMAPGAKLYLVTVASNEDLRKAIDYLAAKKVKIISRSLGGFYDGPGDGTGTSAKLVDYAVSQGMTWFNAAGNAGAYLITADDDTKVAVGGYWRGKWRDTNKNKWMEFAHPVRTDDGTVVKDADGNTVYEYYESLTVVCSDSFRLRWSDWGVSDPTDYDIYRIRPSGSTAGYYNVAQKKGVAPLEMRNGSVAHWGCTEGSLIEVGIYKARNGSSSASDILELAGNSADIIYAPVSAGSAGQAFIDSKNKGMAAVGAVDPVAGTTIAGYSSRGPTNDGRINPKLSAGSNFTSRAYTLESGGRFNGTSAATPVVAGAAAVALERFDTKSPAQLVEYLRTQTTDRGAVGVDNTYGTGELIMKSLPIAAFSSTPAPTISGSRTVGVTLTASVAWTPKPRTVTYQWYRGETAIAGATAATYTLTAEDDGQRIRVDATGARPAFTSTTVASAYTGTITKPFAAAPAPKITGTLKVGKKLTAAVGTWSPVPTTLTYQWKSNDRSISGATKSTYVVSSTDVGKRLTVSVTATAAGYTKTTKTSAKTAVVIRPFTTSPTPKITGTAKVGKKLTASAGTWSPKPSKLTYQWKADGKVIKGATGKTYTITSSRAGKRITVTVTASRSGYTTTAKTSAKTATVKR comes from the coding sequence ATGAAGCATCGCGCCGCGGCCGTCGTGACCGCCCTCGCCCTCGTGACCGGAGGCGGCGCCCTCGCCGTCCCCTTGGTCGCCGAGCCCTCGGCATCCGAGGTGTCGGCTGCGGCCGCCCCGGGCGTGACCCTTCACACGACCGGGATGCCGGTTCCCGGTCCGCTCACCGACCAGCCCAAGGTTCGCACCGCGACCGCGGCGCCGGGCGCACCCGACACCTCGACGATCGCCGACGGAGCGCTGGACGCCGTCGTCGACTCGCTCGAGAACGACCGCAGGCTTCCCTCCGGTCTCGCCTCGAAGGTGACCGTCGACGGCGACCTCATCCGCGTCGAGGTCTCCTTCGACGACGAGGCCGCCGTCCGATCGGCGATCGCCGCCGTCGGCGGCGAGAACGTCGCCCCCGTCACCGATGACCTCCTCGCGGTCTCGGTGCCCGCGTCGGGGGTCGCGAGGCTCGAGGCATCCGACGCGGTTCGCGCCGTCGCTCTCCCGACCTTCGCGGTTCCGCAGCCGGCGCAGATCGCGGTCCCCGCGACCGTCGGCACGAACGGCGGCGACGTCTACGACAAGACCCAGATCGCTCAGTGGCACGGACTCGGACTCACCGGCGCAGGCGTCTCGGTGGGCATCATCGACTACTTCCGCAGCAGCACTTGGAACGACGCCCGCGCTCAGGGCGAAGTGCCCGCCGCGGCCGGCACCTACTGCCGCTGGGGCGGCGCATCGTGCAACGCCCTCGACACGCCCGCGTCGGCCGATAGCGGTGCGCACGGCGTCGCCGTCGCCGAAGCCATCCACGACATGGCCCCCGGTGCGAAGCTCTACCTCGTCACGGTGGCCAGCAACGAAGACCTCCGCAAGGCGATCGACTACCTGGCGGCCAAGAAGGTCAAGATCATCAGCCGCTCCCTCGGCGGCTTCTACGACGGTCCCGGTGACGGCACCGGCACGTCGGCGAAGCTCGTGGACTACGCCGTGTCCCAAGGGATGACCTGGTTCAACGCGGCGGGCAATGCCGGCGCCTACCTCATCACCGCGGACGACGACACGAAGGTCGCCGTCGGCGGATACTGGCGCGGCAAGTGGCGCGACACGAACAAGAACAAGTGGATGGAGTTCGCCCACCCCGTGCGCACCGACGACGGCACCGTCGTCAAAGACGCGGACGGCAACACCGTGTACGAGTACTACGAAAGCCTCACCGTCGTGTGCTCCGACAGCTTCCGCCTGCGTTGGAGCGACTGGGGCGTGAGCGACCCGACCGACTACGACATCTACCGCATCCGGCCCAGCGGCTCGACGGCGGGCTACTACAACGTCGCCCAGAAGAAGGGCGTGGCGCCGCTGGAGATGCGCAACGGAAGCGTCGCCCACTGGGGTTGCACCGAAGGCTCCCTCATCGAGGTCGGCATCTACAAGGCCCGCAATGGCAGCAGCAGCGCGAGCGACATCCTCGAACTCGCAGGCAACAGCGCCGACATCATCTACGCCCCCGTTTCCGCCGGCAGCGCCGGACAGGCGTTCATCGACAGCAAGAACAAGGGTATGGCCGCTGTCGGCGCCGTCGACCCCGTCGCCGGGACGACGATCGCGGGCTACAGCTCGCGCGGACCGACCAACGACGGGCGCATCAACCCCAAGCTGAGCGCCGGGTCGAACTTCACCAGTCGCGCCTACACCCTCGAAAGCGGCGGACGCTTCAACGGCACGAGCGCCGCGACACCCGTCGTCGCGGGCGCCGCCGCCGTCGCACTCGAGCGCTTCGACACCAAGAGCCCTGCACAGCTGGTCGAGTATCTGCGCACCCAGACCACCGACCGCGGCGCAGTCGGTGTCGACAACACCTACGGCACCGGCGAGCTCATCATGAAGTCGCTGCCGATCGCCGCGTTCAGCTCCACCCCCGCCCCCACGATCTCCGGATCGCGGACCGTGGGCGTGACGCTGACGGCATCCGTCGCCTGGACGCCGAAGCCTCGCACGGTGACCTATCAGTGGTACCGCGGCGAGACCGCGATCGCCGGAGCGACCGCCGCCACGTACACGCTCACCGCCGAGGACGACGGCCAGCGGATCCGGGTCGACGCGACCGGCGCACGCCCCGCGTTCACCTCGACCACCGTGGCCTCGGCCTACACCGGAACGATCACCAAGCCGTTTGCCGCGGCTCCCGCACCGAAGATCACCGGCACACTCAAGGTCGGCAAGAAGCTCACCGCCGCCGTCGGTACGTGGTCGCCGGTGCCGACCACGCTCACGTACCAGTGGAAGTCCAACGATCGCAGCATCAGCGGAGCCACCAAGAGCACGTACGTCGTGAGCTCGACGGACGTCGGCAAGCGGCTGACGGTCTCGGTCACCGCGACGGCGGCCGGCTACACGAAGACGACGAAGACGAGCGCGAAGACGGCGGTCGTCATCCGACCGTTCACGACGTCACCGACGCCGAAGATCACCGGCACCGCGAAGGTCGGCAAGAAGCTCACGGCATCCGCGGGCACCTGGTCGCCCAAGCCCTCGAAGCTGACGTACCAGTGGAAGGCGGACGGCAAGGTCATCAAGGGCGCGACGGGCAAGACCTACACGATCACGTCGTCTCGGGCCGGGAAGCGGATCACGGTCACCGTCACGGCGAGCAGGAGCGGGTACACGACCACCGCGAAGACGAGCGCGAAGACGGCGACCGTCAAGCGCTGA
- a CDS encoding glycine--tRNA ligase translates to MAEQSRLDKVIALARHRGFVFQAGEIYGGSRSAWDYGPLGTELKENIRRQWWQTFVRGRGDMVGLDSSVILPKRVWEASGHVATFTDPLVECLHCHKRFRADNLIEDFEARKGRTAENGLADVPCPNCGTKGQYTEPKAFSGLVKTYLGVVDDESGLYFLRPETAQGIFVNFSNVLTASRKKPPFGIGQVGKAFRNEITPGNFIFRTREFEQMEIEFFTPPAEAQQWFEHWVQACWDWFIDLGLDPENMRQFDVPEHERAHYSAGTIDFEYRFGFPGKEWGELMGVANRTDFDLSSHIEASGQSLTYFDQASGEKYVPYVIEPSFGLTRSMMAFLVDAYVEEEVANAKGGTDTRTVLKLDPRLAPVKVAVLPLSRNEKLSPLARETADALRAQGWNVDFDDAGAIGRRYRRQDEVGTPFCVTVDFDSLDDHAVTVRDRDTMAQERVPLDALHGYLAERLRGA, encoded by the coding sequence GTGGCCGAGCAGTCCCGTCTCGACAAAGTCATCGCCCTCGCCCGCCATCGCGGGTTCGTGTTCCAGGCCGGTGAGATCTACGGCGGTTCGCGTTCGGCCTGGGACTACGGCCCCCTCGGCACCGAGCTCAAGGAGAACATCCGGCGGCAGTGGTGGCAGACGTTCGTCCGCGGGCGCGGCGACATGGTCGGCCTCGACTCCTCCGTGATCCTCCCGAAGCGCGTCTGGGAGGCGTCGGGTCACGTCGCGACCTTCACCGATCCGCTCGTGGAGTGCCTGCACTGCCACAAGCGCTTCCGCGCGGACAACCTCATCGAGGACTTCGAAGCGCGCAAGGGCCGCACCGCCGAGAACGGCCTGGCCGACGTGCCCTGCCCGAACTGCGGCACCAAGGGCCAGTACACCGAGCCGAAGGCCTTCTCGGGTCTCGTGAAGACGTACCTCGGCGTCGTCGACGACGAGTCCGGCCTGTACTTCCTGCGCCCCGAGACCGCGCAGGGCATCTTCGTGAACTTCTCCAACGTGCTCACGGCATCCCGCAAGAAGCCGCCCTTCGGCATCGGCCAGGTCGGCAAGGCCTTCCGCAACGAGATCACGCCCGGCAACTTCATCTTCCGCACGCGCGAGTTCGAGCAGATGGAGATCGAGTTCTTCACACCGCCCGCCGAAGCGCAGCAGTGGTTCGAGCACTGGGTGCAGGCGTGCTGGGACTGGTTCATCGACCTCGGCCTCGACCCCGAGAACATGCGCCAGTTCGACGTGCCCGAGCACGAGCGCGCGCACTACTCCGCCGGCACGATCGACTTCGAGTACCGCTTCGGCTTCCCGGGCAAGGAGTGGGGCGAGCTCATGGGCGTCGCCAACCGCACCGATTTCGACCTGTCGAGCCACATCGAGGCATCCGGTCAGTCGCTGACGTACTTCGACCAGGCGTCCGGAGAGAAGTATGTGCCGTACGTCATCGAGCCGTCGTTCGGTCTCACCCGGTCGATGATGGCCTTCCTCGTCGACGCCTACGTCGAGGAGGAAGTGGCGAACGCGAAGGGCGGCACCGACACCCGCACCGTGCTGAAGCTCGACCCGCGCCTGGCCCCCGTGAAGGTCGCGGTTCTCCCGCTGAGCCGCAACGAGAAGCTGTCGCCGCTGGCGCGCGAGACGGCCGACGCCCTGCGCGCTCAGGGCTGGAACGTCGACTTCGACGACGCCGGCGCGATCGGGCGCCGCTACCGCCGGCAGGACGAGGTGGGCACGCCCTTCTGCGTCACCGTCGACTTCGACTCGCTCGACGATCACGCCGTCACCGTCCGCGACCGCGACACGATGGCGCAGGAGCGGGTGCCGCTCGACGCGCTGCACGGCTACCTCGCCGAGCGCCTCCGCGGCGCCTGA